From one Pararge aegeria chromosome 21, ilParAegt1.1, whole genome shotgun sequence genomic stretch:
- the LOC120633514 gene encoding kinetochore protein Nuf2-B-like, which yields MDSSFYPEIEENYGIDMSEYYIDKNSFNPIVYIHKKHLMKNSSESSYEKRTNSHKHDKSQQFDYDRLNSKTYKTKVVTSEYTDPLVDETIKFAKDIIPITIPPSTNIDNPCYYTVKAYKKTKRKHEPQEYIECPRNTMNEKEKSKHTLNVKHRKCSRNKSSQSPTSVTHFSENNTIDDINENQSSFTYSFSEMSDDKQKKEEFAEKNKKHNVKNTKLVASESFEAIATEYINSLAESKSKVPLMNDKDKHSLCENIRSPVLKAIKERFDELINQNDRNTEMQNVNKVLRCHAKKLDNILEKLTCIENKLDSLSKSQQGPKIEVIKASKLEEVGEDNEYLREESSEEELACVNLSSKSRGKSTPVIYMYSEKDAERDIQSVDNLARGENVPEYLRPSTSQLGIKPERTNRIPARFCWTDTGMK from the exons atggATTCAT CTTTCTATCCCGAAATTGAAGAAAACTACGGAATAGACATGTCTGAATATTACATCGATAAAAATTCTTTTAACCCAATCGTATATATTCACAAAAAGCATCTTATGAAAAATTCAAGCGAGTCTAGCTACGAAAAAAGAACGAACAGCCATAAACACGATAAGTCACAGCAGTTTGATTACGATAGATTGAATAGTAAAACTTACAAAACGAAAGTTGTCACTTCAGAATATACAGATCCTTTAGTGGACGAAACGATCAAATTTGCAAAAGATATAATTCCTATAACTATACCACCCAGTACTAATATAGATAACCCTTGTTATTACACAGTTAaggcatataaaaaaacaaaaaggaaaCATGAACCTCAAGAGTATATAGAATGCCCTAGAAATACAatgaatgaaaaagaaaaatctaaGCATACTTTGAATGTAAAGCACAGAAAATGTTCGAGAAACAAGAGTAGCCAGAGCCCTACATCAGTTACTCACTTTTCGGAAAATAATACAATAGATGATATTAATGAAAACCAATCATCATTCACCTATTCTTTCTCCGAAATGTCAGATGATAAGCAAAAAAAGGAAGAATTTgcagaaaaaaataagaaacacaaCGTAAAAAATACGAAATTAGTAGCTTCAGAGTCTTTTGAAGCTATCGCTACTGAATACATAAATTCATTAGCTGAGTCAAAGAGTAAAGTTCCTCTTATGAATGATAAGGATAAACATTCACTATGTGAAAATATACGCTCACCGGTATTAAAGGCTATTAAAGAACGCTTTGACGAATTGATTAACCAGAACGACCGAAATACGGAGATGCAAAATGTCAACAAAGTATTAAGGTGCCATGCGaaaaagcttgataatattttggaaaaGTTAACTTGCATTGAGAATAAATTAGATTCATTATCGAAATCTCAGCAGGGTCCTAAAATAGAAgttattaaagcatcaaaattAGAAGAAGTAGGTGAAGACAATGAATATTTAAGAGAAGAAAGTTCTGAGGAAGAATTGGCATGCGTTAATTTGTCATCAAAATCACGGGGAAAAAGCACACccgttatatatatgtacagtGAAAAAGATGCTGAAAGAGATATTCAAAGTGTCGATAATTTAGCGAGAGGAGAGAATGTTCCAGAATATTTAAGACCCTCCACGTCACAATTAGGCATTAAGCCTGAGCGAACAAATAGAATTCCAGCTAGATTTTGTTGGACTGATACTGGCATgaaataa